From one Asterias amurensis chromosome 14, ASM3211899v1 genomic stretch:
- the LOC139946921 gene encoding somatostatin receptor type 4-like — protein MNSEDELIEKEGGGGWSAEGAFEDQVWLRAVYGIIAVLGITGNFLVMFTVARVPSLQNLTNMFIVSLAVCDFIVSVFLIPLHLGFVIPVPKGFGGELLCRLLLSKFPLWASFVSSVLSLTCVTLERYFSIVHPLRYEAVFAVKKATIMIICLWVGGMVVNSYFLYIFHNDGNGRCFISWPSDAWQKFVGVAVFSVIYFIPLTLQGLSYWQIMSNLHKSAMAVRQSLSDGRENQLSRDLLRARKKVIKMLLIVVVTFAICWAPNQFMFFAYMCGWNLDFSAWYYHASVLIAFCNSCVNPFIYGFQSKQYRLALKQALGIAACCKNTVGNTASTSAYAGSGTAPGTVSANLNVA, from the exons atgaatagcgAAGATGAGCTGATTGAGAAGGAAGGAGGAGGAGGATGGTCAGCAGAGGGAGCCTTCGAGGACCAGGTTTGGTTACGAGCCGTCTATGGTATCATAGCTGTACTTGGGATCACCGGTAACTTCTTGGTCATGTTTACTGTAGCAAGGGTACCATCGCTACAAAATCTGACCAACATGTTCATCGTGAGTTTGGCCGTCTGTGATTTCATCGTATCCGTTTTCCTCATACCGCTACATCTCG GTTTTGTGATTCCCGTACCCAAGGGCTTTGGTGGTGAGCTTCTGTGCCGTCTTCTTCTCTCCAAGTTCCCTCTGTGGGCAAGCTTCGTCTCCTCTGTGCTGTCATTGACTTGCGTTACCTTAGAAAGGTACTTCAGTATTGTGCATCCTTTAAGATATGAAGCCGTCTTCGCTGTCAAGAAGGCTACCATCATGATCATTTGCTTATGGGTAGGAGGGATGGTAGTGAACAGTTATTTTCTGTATATATTTCACAATGATGGCAATGGCCGATGTTTCATCAGTTGGCCAAGTGACGCTTGGCAGAAGTTTGTTGGTGTAGCAGTCTTTAGCGTTATCTACTTCATCCCATTGACTCTGCAGGGTCTCTCCTATTGGCAGATTATGAGTAATTTGCATAAGAGTGCAATGGCTGTGCGCCAATCACTGAGCGATGGTAGAGAGAACCAGCTATCCAGGGATCTTCTTCGTGCTCGTAAGAAAGTCATCAAGATGCTACTGATCGTAGTGGTGACATTTGCGATTTGTTGGGCACCAAATCAGTTTATGTTCTTCGCCTACATGTGCGGTTGGAACCTGGACTTCTCCGCTTGGTATTACCACGCAAGTGTACTGATAGCATTCTGTAATTCCTGCGTGAACCCGTTCATTTATGGGTTTCAAAGTAAGCAGTATCGTCTAGCTTTGAAACAGGCTCTTGGTATTGCTGCATGTTGCAAAAACACGGTAGGAAATACTGCCTCCACAAGCGCCTATGCTGGTAGTGGCACGGCACCCGGGACAGTATCGGCAAACTTAAATGTTGCTTAA